In a single window of the Tellurirhabdus bombi genome:
- a CDS encoding DUF6624 domain-containing protein, which produces MKKILSLLAFFSLLTGSLQAQQASNNTEIRNKLSKIYDIDQKERAKYDELERQYGWGAKESQDARQKIKEMDQQHLKEVEDIIQKVGKYPGKDVVGQPLDQVAFLIIQHSTDRAVHEKYLPIITEAAQKGNIDKASAAVLTDLVKVQKKEKQVYGTQIHINNKGEKDLYPVEDLANINQRRKEMDLEPLENFLRRMGVGAKP; this is translated from the coding sequence ATGAAAAAGATTCTTTCACTGTTGGCTTTTTTTAGTCTGTTGACGGGCAGTTTACAGGCGCAGCAAGCATCCAATAACACGGAGATAAGGAATAAACTTTCCAAAATTTACGATATAGATCAGAAGGAACGGGCAAAATACGATGAGTTGGAGCGCCAGTATGGCTGGGGTGCCAAAGAATCGCAGGATGCACGTCAGAAAATAAAAGAAATGGATCAGCAACACCTGAAAGAGGTGGAGGATATCATCCAGAAAGTAGGGAAATACCCCGGAAAAGATGTGGTTGGGCAACCGTTGGACCAGGTAGCTTTTCTGATCATTCAGCACAGCACTGATCGGGCGGTTCACGAAAAATACCTGCCCATCATCACCGAAGCAGCTCAAAAAGGGAATATCGATAAAGCCAGTGCGGCGGTATTGACTGATTTGGTGAAAGTGCAGAAAAAAGAGAAGCAGGTTTACGGGACGCAAATTCACATCAACAACAAAGGCGAAAAAGATTTGTATCCAGTTGAGGATTTAGCCAATATCAACCAACGCCGGAAAGAAATGGACCTTGAACCGCTGGAAAACTTCCTGCGGCGCATGGGTGTAGGCGCAAAGCCTTAA
- a CDS encoding AMP-binding protein, which yields MNPSFDTMDSIRADLQPLQTLTDFFYYREKQHPDKLFLRQPVGDRYIDFTWGEVGRQARIVANYLNSIGLPPKSNIGILSKNCAHWIIADIAILLSGHVSVPFYPTLTRNQLGHVLHHSGCAVLFAGKLDNWQNQKPAVPADTQCVAFPDYCALADLSLIQWDDILAQYEPMTDNPRPWPEDLFTIIYTSGTTGNPKGVMMNYRAMASAIENTKPMMRHDVQNARFFSYLPLCHVAERNFVEATSIITGGTIYFTESLETFTKNLTAARPTHFLAVPRIWHKFQQAILAKISQKTIDRLLRLPILSQILKTQIRQRLGLSEAKLILTGAAPMPVSLIQWFRRLGIAIQEAYGMTENLGVVSMMPSDKIKDGTVGKAYPGMDIKIDAATSEILTRAEWLMSGYYHDPAMTNEVLHDGWLHTGDVGHLDQEGYLQVRGRLRDLYKTSKGEYVIPTQIEAGFADNHLIEQVCVMGQTLPQPIALVVLSDLGRQNDRRLVKQFLEETVERLNGNLQRHEQVKKVVIVKDPWTVDNNLVTPTLKIKRNVVEDRYEAKIAGWYEETEKVIWEA from the coding sequence ATGAACCCTTCATTTGACACGATGGATTCAATACGGGCTGATTTGCAACCGTTGCAGACGCTAACGGATTTTTTCTATTACCGCGAAAAACAACATCCCGATAAGCTTTTTCTTCGCCAGCCCGTGGGCGATCGCTATATTGACTTTACCTGGGGTGAAGTGGGACGGCAAGCGCGCATTGTCGCGAACTATCTGAATTCAATTGGACTGCCTCCTAAAAGTAATATTGGTATTTTATCGAAAAACTGCGCTCATTGGATCATTGCCGACATCGCTATTCTGCTGAGTGGACACGTTTCAGTTCCTTTTTACCCTACTTTGACCCGCAACCAATTAGGTCATGTGCTTCATCACAGCGGTTGCGCGGTTTTGTTTGCGGGAAAGCTGGATAACTGGCAAAATCAGAAGCCTGCTGTTCCGGCTGATACACAATGCGTTGCTTTTCCAGATTATTGTGCCTTAGCGGATTTATCGTTGATTCAATGGGATGATATTCTGGCCCAGTATGAACCCATGACGGACAACCCACGTCCGTGGCCGGAAGATTTGTTTACCATTATTTATACATCGGGAACTACCGGCAACCCCAAAGGCGTGATGATGAACTACCGGGCTATGGCCAGCGCCATCGAAAACACAAAGCCCATGATGCGGCACGATGTTCAGAACGCCCGTTTTTTCTCGTATTTACCCCTTTGCCACGTTGCCGAACGAAATTTCGTTGAAGCAACCAGCATCATTACAGGTGGCACCATCTACTTTACGGAATCACTCGAAACGTTTACAAAAAACCTGACCGCCGCCCGTCCAACGCATTTTCTGGCTGTACCGCGTATCTGGCATAAATTCCAGCAGGCTATTCTGGCTAAAATTTCGCAGAAAACCATCGATCGTTTGCTCCGGCTTCCCATTTTGTCACAAATTCTGAAAACGCAAATTCGACAAAGGCTGGGATTGAGCGAAGCAAAACTAATTCTAACCGGAGCAGCCCCCATGCCTGTTTCGCTCATCCAATGGTTTCGCCGTTTGGGCATAGCTATTCAGGAAGCTTATGGAATGACCGAAAACCTGGGTGTTGTTTCGATGATGCCCAGCGATAAAATCAAGGACGGAACTGTTGGGAAAGCCTACCCGGGAATGGACATCAAGATTGACGCCGCGACGAGCGAAATTCTAACCCGCGCCGAATGGCTCATGAGCGGCTATTACCACGACCCCGCCATGACAAACGAGGTTCTCCACGATGGCTGGCTGCACACAGGCGACGTTGGACACCTTGACCAGGAAGGCTATCTACAGGTCAGGGGACGGCTTCGGGATTTATACAAAACGTCTAAGGGTGAATACGTTATCCCTACGCAGATCGAAGCTGGTTTTGCCGACAACCACCTGATCGAACAAGTTTGTGTTATGGGACAGACGTTGCCACAGCCAATTGCCTTAGTTGTGTTGTCTGATCTAGGTCGCCAGAATGACCGTCGATTGGTCAAGCAATTTCTGGAGGAAACTGTTGAGCGACTTAATGGTAACCTGCAAAGGCACGAGCAAGTAAAAAAAGTGGTGATCGTTAAAGACCCTTGGACAGTGGATAATAACCTAGTTACGCCTACCCTCAAAATCAAACGAAACGTTGTTGAAGACCGCTACGAAGCAAAAATCGCTGGCTGGTATGAAGAGACTGAAAAGGTGATCTGGGAGGCCTAA
- the hppD gene encoding 4-hydroxyphenylpyruvate dioxygenase, with product METLEILKTENTSPETADFLPLNGTDYIELYVSNARQSAHYFQSAFGFQPLAHAGLETGLRDRESYVLVQDKIRLVLTSPLHGGTEIGQHIDKHGDGVRVVALWVDDATKAFEETTRRGAMAYLKPTREEDDHGYVVRSGIRTYGDTVHIFVERKAYKGIFLPGYAAWNPHYCPAPAGLKYVDHMVGNVGWNEMNSWVDFYANVMGFKQLVSFDDNDISTDYTALMSKVMSNGNGRIKFPINEPADGKKKSQVEEYLDFYGGAGIQHIAVATDDIVETVTALRNRGVEFLQVPDVYYSDLQERVGKIDEEMAALQALGILVDRDDEGYLLQIFTKPVCPRPTLFFEIIQRKGAKSFGKGNFKALFEAIEREQELRGTL from the coding sequence ATGGAAACTTTAGAAATTCTAAAAACAGAAAATACTTCACCCGAAACAGCGGATTTTCTCCCGCTCAACGGCACCGATTACATTGAACTATACGTCAGTAACGCCCGGCAATCTGCGCACTATTTTCAGAGCGCGTTTGGCTTTCAGCCGCTGGCCCACGCGGGCCTGGAAACGGGCTTGCGGGATCGCGAATCGTATGTACTGGTACAAGATAAAATCCGCTTGGTGTTAACGTCTCCGCTCCACGGCGGCACCGAGATCGGGCAGCATATCGACAAACACGGCGACGGCGTTCGCGTGGTGGCTCTGTGGGTAGACGATGCCACCAAAGCCTTTGAAGAAACCACCCGCCGGGGCGCTATGGCGTACTTAAAGCCAACGCGCGAGGAAGATGATCACGGTTATGTGGTTCGCTCAGGCATACGAACCTACGGCGATACGGTCCATATTTTTGTTGAACGAAAGGCATATAAAGGCATTTTCTTACCTGGTTACGCCGCCTGGAATCCGCATTATTGCCCAGCACCGGCGGGCCTGAAATACGTCGATCACATGGTTGGAAACGTGGGCTGGAATGAAATGAACAGTTGGGTGGATTTCTACGCCAATGTCATGGGTTTCAAGCAGCTTGTTTCCTTTGATGACAACGATATTTCCACCGACTACACGGCGCTGATGAGCAAGGTAATGAGCAACGGCAATGGACGGATCAAATTCCCCATTAATGAACCCGCCGACGGCAAGAAAAAATCGCAGGTGGAAGAATACCTGGACTTCTACGGCGGCGCGGGCATTCAGCACATCGCCGTCGCAACCGATGATATTGTGGAGACGGTAACGGCCCTGCGCAACCGGGGCGTTGAGTTTTTGCAAGTACCCGACGTATATTATTCCGATTTACAAGAGCGAGTGGGAAAAATTGACGAGGAAATGGCAGCGCTACAAGCACTGGGCATTCTGGTCGACCGTGACGACGAGGGGTATTTGCTGCAAATTTTCACCAAGCCCGTTTGCCCGCGTCCTACCCTTTTCTTCGAGATCATTCAACGCAAAGGCGCTAAATCATTCGGTAAGGGTAATTTCAAAGCCTTGTTTGAAGCCATTGAACGAGAACAGGAACTACGCGGAACGCTCTAA
- a CDS encoding nucleotidyltransferase family protein, with translation MQPTLLILAAGMGSRYGGIKQLDQFGPNGETIIDYSLYDAIRAGFGKIVFIIREELREDFEEIFRPKLEGKVEFDYAIQSLDSYVPEDLGTVSRTKPWGTGHATLCAQEQTQTPFAVINADDFYGYEAFKIMADFLTNDTNDTLHAMVGYEVQNTLSEFGSVSRGVCEVDEEGNLTSVIERTKIYRQEDGTIVYEEADTTTPLSPETPVSMNFWGFKPSVFPIIQELFEEYARANIDSPKAEFYIPTIVMHLIQNNQGACKVFRSRSEWFGVTYPEDKPLVQASLKRLHENNSYPEKLW, from the coding sequence ATGCAACCGACGCTCCTTATCTTAGCTGCTGGAATGGGTAGCCGCTACGGCGGAATCAAACAACTCGATCAATTCGGGCCAAACGGAGAAACAATTATCGACTATTCGCTGTACGACGCCATCCGGGCGGGATTCGGCAAAATTGTTTTTATCATTCGCGAAGAACTGCGCGAAGATTTTGAAGAAATATTCCGGCCCAAGCTGGAAGGCAAAGTCGAGTTCGACTACGCTATCCAAAGCTTGGACTCGTATGTTCCCGAAGATCTGGGAACGGTGAGCCGAACAAAACCCTGGGGAACCGGCCATGCTACTTTGTGCGCCCAGGAGCAGACCCAGACGCCCTTTGCCGTAATCAATGCCGATGATTTTTATGGCTACGAAGCTTTTAAAATCATGGCCGACTTCCTGACTAATGATACGAATGATACGCTACACGCGATGGTAGGCTACGAAGTGCAGAATACCCTGTCCGAATTTGGATCTGTATCGCGGGGTGTTTGTGAAGTAGACGAAGAAGGAAACCTAACATCGGTAATTGAGCGGACAAAAATATACCGTCAGGAAGATGGGACCATCGTTTATGAAGAGGCCGACACCACAACACCCTTGTCGCCAGAAACTCCCGTTTCCATGAATTTTTGGGGCTTTAAGCCATCGGTATTCCCCATTATTCAGGAGTTGTTCGAAGAATATGCCCGTGCTAACATCGATTCGCCCAAGGCTGAGTTCTATATTCCAACCATTGTGATGCATTTAATTCAGAACAACCAGGGGGCTTGTAAGGTATTTCGGAGCCGCTCGGAGTGGTTCGGTGTTACCTATCCAGAAGACAAACCCCTGGTGCAGGCTTCGCTGAAGCGTCTGCACGAAAACAACAGCTATCCAGAGAAACTTTGGTAA
- the ggt gene encoding gamma-glutamyltransferase: MKQTLRLASSSLLFGFSFLLSCRSGQQPSQTVRETAGFYQYDNEKLTGRRGSKFFSDRKGVIGRNGMVASAHPEASRVGLEILKAGGNAVDAAVAVQFALAVVYPAAGNIGGGGFMVYRDKSSAVYTLDYREKAPEKAHKDMYLDSLANPIPSLSTTGHLASGVPGSVDGMVEAHKRFGRLPWAQVIQPAVTLAEKGVVLTEREALGLNRVRKALQDVNPGKSYFMKPDTASWKTGELLVQPDLAATLRRIQTLGRAGFYEGETARLLVTEMQKGGGIITENDLKNYHSSWREPLIGDYKNYRIITMPPTSSGGVALLQLLRLVEPYPLKRWGWNSDSTVQVMIEAERRVYADRAKFLGDPDFVKVPVAQLTDRQYLNERWKDFNWAKATDSQAIKGGMLPGYESLETTHFSVVDKEGNAVSITTTLNGGYGSRVVVGGAGFFMNNEMDDFSIKPGVPNMFGLIGNQANAIAPGKRMLSSMTPTIVEKDGKLFFVVGTPGGSTIITSVYQTILNVLEHGMTMQESVNALKFHHQWLPDKTTFETGAFSDETTQKLQNRGYILERLTNSLGRMDCIMVRPDGTLEGASDPRADNTSVGY; the protein is encoded by the coding sequence ATGAAACAAACCCTACGCTTAGCCAGCTCTTCACTGCTTTTTGGTTTTAGCTTTTTGCTTTCCTGCCGTAGTGGGCAGCAACCTTCCCAAACAGTTCGGGAAACTGCCGGCTTCTATCAGTACGATAATGAAAAGCTAACCGGTCGGCGGGGAAGTAAATTTTTCTCGGATCGCAAAGGCGTTATCGGGCGAAACGGCATGGTGGCTTCGGCTCATCCGGAAGCCTCACGGGTAGGGCTGGAAATTTTGAAAGCGGGCGGAAATGCTGTAGATGCGGCAGTGGCCGTACAGTTTGCGCTGGCCGTTGTTTATCCGGCTGCCGGTAATATTGGCGGTGGTGGTTTTATGGTGTATCGGGATAAAAGCAGTGCCGTATATACGCTGGATTACCGCGAAAAAGCGCCGGAGAAGGCCCATAAGGACATGTATCTGGACAGTTTGGCTAATCCGATTCCAAGCCTGAGTACAACAGGGCATCTGGCTTCGGGCGTGCCAGGGTCGGTAGACGGCATGGTGGAAGCACACAAACGCTTCGGACGGCTGCCTTGGGCGCAGGTTATTCAACCAGCCGTTACGCTGGCCGAAAAAGGTGTGGTGCTGACAGAACGCGAGGCGCTAGGACTCAACCGGGTGCGAAAGGCACTCCAGGATGTAAACCCGGGCAAATCGTATTTTATGAAGCCAGATACGGCGAGCTGGAAAACCGGCGAATTGTTGGTTCAGCCCGATCTGGCGGCCACTTTGCGGCGGATACAAACGTTGGGGCGGGCTGGTTTTTACGAAGGCGAGACAGCCCGTTTGCTGGTGACGGAGATGCAGAAGGGGGGGGGTATCATCACCGAAAATGACTTAAAGAATTACCATTCCTCGTGGCGGGAGCCGTTGATTGGCGATTATAAAAACTACCGCATTATCACCATGCCGCCCACATCCAGTGGCGGCGTGGCTTTGCTGCAATTGTTACGTCTGGTAGAGCCATATCCGTTAAAGCGCTGGGGCTGGAACTCAGACTCGACCGTGCAGGTCATGATCGAAGCCGAACGGCGGGTTTATGCCGACCGGGCAAAGTTTCTGGGCGATCCGGATTTTGTGAAAGTGCCGGTTGCACAACTTACTGACCGCCAATACCTGAACGAACGCTGGAAGGATTTTAACTGGGCTAAAGCAACCGATAGCCAGGCCATAAAAGGGGGAATGTTACCCGGTTACGAAAGTCTGGAAACAACGCACTTTTCGGTCGTTGATAAAGAAGGCAACGCAGTTTCAATTACGACAACGCTGAACGGAGGCTACGGCAGCAGAGTCGTTGTCGGCGGAGCTGGCTTTTTCATGAACAATGAAATGGACGATTTCAGCATTAAGCCGGGAGTGCCAAACATGTTTGGCTTGATAGGAAACCAGGCCAACGCCATTGCCCCCGGCAAACGCATGCTTTCGTCGATGACACCGACCATTGTTGAAAAGGACGGTAAGCTTTTCTTCGTGGTGGGTACACCAGGCGGATCGACTATTATCACTTCGGTATACCAAACCATTCTGAACGTTCTGGAGCATGGCATGACCATGCAGGAGTCGGTGAATGCTCTGAAGTTTCACCACCAGTGGCTGCCCGACAAAACAACTTTTGAAACCGGGGCCTTTTCGGACGAAACAACTCAAAAGCTGCAAAATCGCGGTTATATCCTTGAACGTTTGACCAATTCGCTGGGTCGTATGGACTGCATTATGGTTCGTCCTGATGGCACTCTGGAAGGGGCTTCCGACCCGCGCGCTGACAATACGTCGGTAGGCTATTAG
- a CDS encoding MarR family winged helix-turn-helix transcriptional regulator — MTHPSDQRAYFFKIDTTIKKIRNALQKRFNEAGFDLTVDQWVLMDHVARNPGISQNTLSELTTKDAPTVTRIIDLLTKKKLVERRMAEDDRRKFLIHLTDIGDQKYNEILPLVIEIRRRGWGDLSEEDYQHFVRIMDSIYRNFNE, encoded by the coding sequence ATGACCCACCCGTCCGATCAGCGCGCGTATTTTTTCAAGATTGATACAACCATTAAAAAGATTCGGAACGCCCTCCAAAAGCGTTTCAATGAGGCAGGTTTTGATCTGACGGTTGATCAGTGGGTTTTAATGGATCATGTTGCGCGTAATCCCGGGATTAGTCAGAATACATTGTCCGAGCTTACCACCAAGGATGCCCCAACGGTAACGCGGATCATTGATTTGTTGACTAAAAAGAAACTCGTCGAGCGGCGCATGGCAGAAGACGACCGGCGGAAATTCCTGATTCATCTGACGGATATCGGCGACCAGAAATACAATGAAATCCTACCGCTTGTGATTGAAATCCGGCGGCGTGGCTGGGGTGATTTAAGCGAAGAAGATTACCAGCATTTTGTCCGGATTATGGATTCAATCTACCGTAATTTTAACGAGTAG
- a CDS encoding DUF1801 domain-containing protein, whose amino-acid sequence MSTVESFLDDFKPEVRETALKVRTLVRSVFPEASEELRPTYRTIAYGSSSKMADEVCYIAPLSSSVNLGFHFGTQLPDPNGLLRGTGKLMRHLKLESPEEVNNPAVKVLLEAAKTHASF is encoded by the coding sequence ATGAGCACCGTTGAATCTTTCTTGGACGATTTTAAACCAGAAGTACGAGAAACTGCATTGAAAGTGCGGACCTTGGTACGAAGTGTCTTTCCTGAAGCCAGCGAAGAATTGCGCCCAACCTACCGAACGATTGCCTACGGCAGCTCTTCTAAAATGGCCGATGAAGTATGTTACATTGCCCCCCTTTCATCGTCCGTCAATCTTGGGTTTCATTTTGGCACCCAACTCCCCGACCCGAACGGACTTCTGCGCGGTACGGGCAAACTCATGCGACACCTGAAACTGGAGTCACCGGAAGAAGTAAATAATCCGGCGGTTAAAGTTTTGCTGGAAGCGGCCAAGACGCACGCCAGCTTCTAA
- the fahA gene encoding fumarylacetoacetase, translating to MSLPYGIFSYNNAPPRMGVLVGDSVLDLKVAASQGFFEGIMLDTVVFEQPFLNDFMALGKDTHQAVQQRLQSMLSSGSFEVSDETIFIPYPQVTMHLPIRIGDYTDFYAGIEHARHVGQMFRPDSDPLLPNYRHMPIAYHGRASSIVVSGTPIKRPHGQYLNTDQQPVFGPTKALDFELELGIVIGKASELSQPVSVDQADDYVFGFVLFNDWSARDVQRWEYQPLGPFLGKNFASSISPWVVPLEALVPHQIEGPIQSPTPLPYLQAPEQKHFAIDFEVSLKTAEGIETVISRTSSRHLYWSIAQMIAHHTSNGCNLNVGDLLATGTISGTEANTYGSLLELSWNGTQPLQLSDNTSRTFLEDGDTLTIRGWAGKSEQRVDFGEVSGTVVP from the coding sequence ATGAGTCTTCCCTACGGCATTTTCAGTTACAACAACGCACCTCCACGAATGGGCGTTTTGGTCGGAGATTCCGTTCTCGATCTTAAGGTGGCGGCTTCGCAAGGTTTTTTTGAAGGCATTATGCTGGATACGGTCGTTTTTGAACAGCCTTTTCTCAATGATTTTATGGCGTTGGGAAAGGATACTCATCAGGCTGTTCAGCAGCGTTTGCAGTCTATGCTTTCGTCTGGCAGCTTTGAAGTAAGCGACGAAACCATTTTTATACCCTATCCGCAGGTGACGATGCACTTGCCTATTCGGATTGGCGATTACACTGATTTTTACGCAGGGATAGAACACGCCCGCCACGTTGGCCAAATGTTCCGGCCTGACAGTGACCCGCTGCTCCCCAACTATCGGCACATGCCCATTGCCTATCATGGTCGGGCATCGTCCATTGTTGTTTCCGGTACGCCCATCAAACGCCCTCACGGCCAGTATTTAAACACTGACCAACAGCCGGTTTTCGGGCCGACAAAGGCGCTTGATTTTGAGTTGGAACTGGGCATCGTCATTGGCAAAGCCTCCGAACTGAGTCAGCCCGTTTCAGTGGATCAGGCTGACGACTATGTTTTTGGCTTTGTGTTGTTTAACGACTGGTCAGCGCGCGACGTTCAACGCTGGGAGTACCAGCCTTTGGGTCCTTTTTTGGGGAAAAATTTTGCCTCTTCCATCTCGCCTTGGGTAGTACCCCTGGAAGCGCTGGTCCCTCACCAGATCGAAGGCCCTATTCAATCCCCGACGCCACTGCCTTATTTACAAGCTCCTGAACAGAAGCACTTTGCCATTGATTTTGAAGTAAGCCTTAAAACGGCGGAGGGTATCGAAACAGTTATTAGTCGCACCAGTAGCCGCCATTTGTACTGGTCAATTGCCCAGATGATTGCTCATCATACCAGCAACGGCTGTAACCTTAATGTTGGTGATTTGCTAGCTACGGGAACAATATCCGGGACAGAGGCAAACACGTATGGCTCCCTGCTTGAATTGAGCTGGAACGGAACTCAACCACTCCAGTTATCTGATAACACGAGCCGCACCTTTCTGGAAGACGGCGACACGCTGACAATACGTGGCTGGGCGGGTAAAAGTGAGCAAAGAGTAGATTTTGGGGAAGTAAGCGGAACGGTTGTTCCTTAA
- a CDS encoding homogentisate 1,2-dioxygenase, with amino-acid sequence MPFYHTLGQIPPKRHTQFEKPTGTGLYYEQLFGTIGFDGMSSLLYHTHRPTMVKEVLESVDMTPKLAVEKNLLSRKLLGFQIDSKDDFLESRVPLLVNKDLVMGLAAPRQSMTDYFYKNADADELLFIHRGSGRLRTLVGTIPFEYGDYLIIPRGMIYQIEFDQPTGREADNRLLYLESHSPIYTPKRYRNHFGQLLEHAPFCERDIKRPQDLETHDEKGDFLLKIKKQGALHSLVYASHPFDVVGWDGYNYPYGFSIFNFEPITGRIHQPPPVHQTFQTDSFVVCSFCPRLYDYHPKAIPAPYNHSNIDSDEVIYYVDGDFMSRNDIAPGHITLHPGGIPHGPHPGAMERSIGKKETAEYAVMVDTFRPFMLTEQAMQLDDGKYYKSWLE; translated from the coding sequence ATGCCTTTTTACCATACACTCGGACAGATTCCTCCTAAACGGCATACACAGTTTGAGAAACCAACTGGTACAGGCTTGTACTATGAGCAATTATTTGGCACTATCGGTTTTGACGGCATGTCTTCCCTGCTTTACCATACGCATCGGCCTACCATGGTGAAAGAGGTACTGGAGAGCGTGGACATGACGCCTAAATTGGCCGTTGAGAAGAATCTGTTATCCCGCAAATTGCTTGGCTTTCAAATCGATTCCAAGGATGATTTTCTGGAAAGCCGGGTTCCGTTGCTGGTCAATAAAGACCTTGTTATGGGTTTGGCGGCTCCCCGCCAGTCGATGACGGATTACTTCTATAAAAATGCCGATGCCGACGAGTTGCTTTTTATCCATCGGGGCTCCGGTCGTTTGCGAACACTCGTGGGTACTATTCCTTTTGAGTACGGGGATTACCTGATCATTCCACGAGGTATGATTTACCAGATTGAATTTGATCAACCTACCGGGAGAGAAGCGGACAATCGGTTACTTTATCTGGAATCGCACTCCCCTATTTATACGCCCAAGCGCTACCGAAATCACTTTGGCCAGCTTTTGGAGCACGCACCTTTCTGCGAACGCGATATCAAACGACCGCAGGATTTGGAAACGCACGATGAAAAAGGCGATTTTCTACTGAAGATTAAAAAGCAGGGGGCTTTACATTCGCTGGTGTACGCCTCGCACCCGTTTGATGTCGTAGGCTGGGATGGCTACAATTACCCGTACGGTTTTTCCATTTTCAACTTCGAGCCTATTACCGGACGTATTCACCAGCCACCGCCCGTTCACCAGACTTTTCAGACCGATTCGTTTGTGGTTTGTTCGTTTTGCCCGCGCCTCTACGACTACCATCCGAAAGCCATTCCGGCTCCTTACAATCATTCAAACATTGATTCGGACGAAGTTATCTATTATGTCGATGGCGATTTTATGAGTCGGAACGACATTGCGCCGGGCCACATTACGCTACACCCAGGAGGCATCCCGCACGGACCACATCCCGGTGCGATGGAACGGAGCATTGGCAAGAAAGAAACCGCTGAATACGCCGTCATGGTCGATACGTTCCGGCCGTTTATGCTGACTGAGCAGGCCATGCAACTCGATGATGGCAAATACTATAAATCTTGGTTAGAATAA
- the phhA gene encoding phenylalanine 4-monooxygenase, which yields MHQHYSKYTSEDQEVWQLLFARQLAQLPDKASQDYLAGIDKVGFVADHIPDFERELNPRLEKLTGWRVSAVPGLIDNRTFFELMANRNFPATTWLRRREQLDYLQEPDMFHDTFGHVPMLSNQAFCDFLAALSRIALDHVENEEAINMISRLYWYTVEFGLIQEPTGQQGNQLRIYGGGILSSLGETTYSLYSAEPQRLPYQVETLLKTPYIIDRYQDRYFVIDSYEQLYHSIPEIEATLEELLVGG from the coding sequence ATGCACCAGCACTATTCTAAATATACGTCTGAAGACCAGGAAGTTTGGCAGCTGCTGTTTGCCCGACAGCTGGCTCAACTGCCGGATAAAGCCAGCCAGGATTATCTGGCCGGCATCGATAAAGTTGGTTTTGTTGCCGATCATATCCCAGATTTTGAGCGGGAATTAAACCCACGTTTGGAGAAACTAACGGGCTGGCGCGTCTCGGCGGTTCCGGGCCTGATTGACAACCGTACTTTTTTTGAATTGATGGCTAACCGCAATTTTCCGGCGACTACCTGGCTTCGTCGGCGCGAACAGCTCGACTATTTGCAGGAGCCCGATATGTTCCACGACACGTTCGGCCACGTTCCAATGCTGTCCAACCAGGCGTTCTGCGATTTTCTGGCTGCGCTGAGCCGCATCGCGCTGGATCATGTGGAAAACGAAGAAGCCATCAACATGATTTCGCGGCTTTACTGGTATACCGTCGAGTTTGGCTTGATTCAGGAACCCACGGGGCAGCAGGGCAACCAGCTTCGCATCTACGGCGGCGGCATTCTTTCATCGTTGGGCGAAACAACCTACAGCTTGTACAGCGCCGAGCCGCAGCGGCTTCCTTATCAGGTCGAGACTCTGCTGAAGACGCCGTATATCATTGACCGCTATCAGGATCGGTATTTTGTCATTGATTCGTACGAGCAGCTCTATCATTCGATTCCCGAAATTGAAGCGACACTGGAAGAGTTGCTCGTCGGTGGTTAA